aaaatataatgaaaaacaaaacacGTACAAAGCCAAAGAGAGTCCTACGTACTATTGCTTAATACTCTGGAAGATGAAAACTGGAAATGTTAAATATGCCTGAGGATACATACAGAGTGTATAATTTGCATTGACGAGCCGGGCAGCTGCTTCTGGGGGCAAGGTACTTAGAACGTCTTTGTGCGCTAGCAAAGACATTTGCTGTGTGTGCCTTAATTCTCGCTCATCCCTCAATCGCACGTCTTTTGCGTGGCTCACCGTTTGCAGCTGCGACAGCCTAAAGGGAAAACTAGCTTGTACAATGAAATAAGGAGCTTACTATACTACTCACAAACACATCTTAACATATTTCCGCCgaggaaaatataaagttaattCTCTCCTTACGAATGAAGCGCTCAGAAACGAATTTACCACTGCATTCACACATTTAAAGCTCTTATAAGTAGCTTATGTCTTTACAACCAGCTGATCcatgaatttattaaactgAACCCATTAAAgttcaatttctatgttttcttttcttttgttcaatCTAGAGATgctatacagggtgtctccGAAATCATACTATAAGCGATTAGGTGGTGATTTTACATGCAAAAATAgatcagaaaaagaaaagaatatcacttttttatttaaagctccgttttcgaaaaaattaagtttaaaAGCCCATCAGGTATCCTGCATTAGCtggaaatttcgaattatGAAACTTTTGTTTCTGCTCGTGTCTGTATTATTAAACATGGACAATGTCACGATTTGCTAAGCTTTCAAACACACTTCTCTTGAAAATGAAgcgttaaatgaaaaaatgttattcctTCCTTTCGGCTTATTTTTGCACGTAAAATCACCACCCGACCGCTTGTACTATAATTTCGAAGGCATCCTGTATATAATTCAAGAAAAgagatttgaaaaaaattttgctTATCAAACCTTTGAATCTTTAATTTGCTGGACGTAACAGGAGCTCCAAAAAATTGACGCTCATTAGTTTCTTGAAACGCACtcatatttaattgaaaacatTTGTCTTGTTCAGATTAATTGCTGCAGAGCTTCACACAACATGAACAGATCATACAGGGCTACAGAGGAAAGGATGAATCAACTTGGAAAGCTTGTTTCCAGATCTGCTACGCGCTAAGCAAACTTAGGGGCTAAACAAATGTATAATCCTTTAATTAacacaaaattaaaaactctTTCTATTGAATTATGATATCTTATTTAATAGAAACTATCAGctaaacgaatgaaaaatattacagagGATAATACGCTAGAATCAAacgtgtaattatttttcttgacactaaaaagtattattttaaaataataattcttcgaCGAGATGtttgaattgaaatttataaaagtccttcaataataatacattttttctttgtgaataaaaaagaatcaaaATAAACCATGCCTGAAGACCACttctatttaaaaacatagagatatattatatgtattaagttgccccaaaagtttctttcgttttataaggaaataatagatgcacaataTTCTATtgtcttatattattttattgaattacgtatgatctaTTTTGTTCCATTGGAactataaaacgaaagaaagaaacttttgagacaacctaatatattacctcatataaagttaaatattaatgcCTCAACTATTCCAAAAAGGAATgtgtataacactatatagcGACTATACTAAATAATGATAGATATCAATGAATTATGtactatatatacaatttaattaagataaaagaatataatacatacttCAGGGCAAGAGTTTCCTTGTCTTCTCCAATTGGAGTATCAATAGCCTCTTTCGCTATCTCGACTGGTCCCTCAGACTTTGACGGTGAAGGATGTTCCACGATTGGTTCCACAGTGCTAGAAGATGACGCCTCCTTTTTTGGGCTGAGGTCGGAGCTCGCTGAACTACCCATCTTCCTCAGCTCTTCGTTCACTCTGATTGCGTTAGAGAGGCGTAATTGCAATGTGTCACGTTCTTCGAGTAACTGCATCAATTCGTGCGTCAATTCCTCACATCTGACGTCCCTTTGATGAAGCATATATAACGCAAGATCTAGTTCTTGCGAAGTCGACGCTTTGTTTTCTTCGTCAGAAGCTTCTACGCTTCGAACTGCAGAAGTATCAGTCGCAGGAACGTCTTTCGTTAAAACATTTCGAATTAATTCATATTCCTTCACTTTCTCTTCTAAAAGTGTcttcaatgaatttatttcCGTTTCTCTGGCCGCTAAAGTATTTTTGAGCTCGGTAAGTTGTTTTCTTGCTTCATCGTATGATGCTAAAACTTCCTCTATACGTTCCTCTTTCTcatgaatttgaattttcaaattgtgaAGCTCCGCATCTTTGGTGATACTCAATTCGGCCAACCTACGTTCTTTCTCTGCCAGGTCGGAGCTAACTCGAATCAATTCTTCGTCCTTCTGGTGCAATTCGTTTTTCATTGTCTGCTCTATCGTAGAAAATTCTTTCAGTTGCTTCTTCAGATTTTCAATGTCCGTATCCCTCAATCGTagttcgtttaaaatattttgattttcctTGACTAATCTTTGCTTTATTTCGTCGATCtccatttctttctctctcagtTTCTTCTCCAAGAATTCATGAGCCTCCAAACGAACCTGTTCTTTCTCGATACTAAGTTTTTGTATAGCTTCTTTAGTTGTTTCCGAGAGCCTCTCAAATTCTTGCAAACGAGAAGCTTCTTTCTGCAATCCAACAATTGTTGATTTCAAATGTTGAATTTCCTGTTCCTTACCGTATAATTCAGTAGTCAATCTCTGCACCATTTCACGCAATTCAAATTCATCTGATTGAGGCTCCATGCTGGCTTGAAGAGACAACTGAGAGTCTTTCTCAGCTATGACATACTTTAGTTCGTTAATTTCCTGTTCCTTGGCATACAACTCATTCTGAAGCCTAACAATTTGTTCTTGATCTTGAACCGATCTTCGATCTTTGGAATGAAGACTTGCCTCTTCTTTGGAAACAAATTCTTGATTTTGTATCTCTATTCGTTGTTTCAAAGCGTCAATTTGTTTTTCCTTATCTTCGGCTCTTATAGTAGCTACTTCCAAAGCAGATTCCAACTCAGCCTTTTCATTATACAGGCAATTGATTCTTTGTTGCATTTCTTGAATTATGCTGGgatatgtattttcatttagaATGTATTTCAAATGCTCAAtctcttcttccttcctttccaaTTCAACCTGCATATTATCTATCGTACGCTGTAAATTTTGTTCGTTATTACCCATTTTAAAAACTGGTAAACCATCTATAGTATTAGAAGAGCTCGGTTGATGTTGACTCTGCTGTACAGTAGTTAATAATCTATCAATCTCCATTTGTTTCTCATTTAACGTTTGACTGCTCTTCTCTAATAGAGATACCTTCTCATTCAAACTATGATGAGTTTCTTCTAATGTCTTACGAGTGGCTTCTAATTCCAAATTTAAAATGTCTATTTGTTCTGTTTTCCTTAAGAGctcatttttcaaatcttcTACGTTTTGTACCTCTGTACGAAGtttatcaatttcaattttattgttatctaAAACTATCTTCTGCTCTGTGGTTTCCTGAATATGATGCTGCAAAATCGACTCTTTCTCCATCAAAGTTAACGTCGTACTTTGAACTTCTTGCTCTAAAGTCTGAATACGTAATATGTATTCATTTACACTGACTGATGCTGCTTCAGATTCATTCAAACGCTTATTCAGTTCTTCAATCGTTTCTGTATATCTTTGATTATCCAACGACAATTTTTGAACTCTTGCCTTGCTTTCAGATAACTCTAGTTGTTTCTCGGTCAACTGGTCagttattgatattaaattaaccTGAATAGATTCTAGATTTGACTCCTTTTCCATCAAATTTTGCTTTAAAAGCTCCAGTTCTTGTTGCAGAATACGAAACTGAGAAATATTACTCTGTTTTTCAAGTGAATGCTCACTTATAACTTTCTCTAACGTCGATAGTCTTTCATTAAGATTTTGtatctgtttttctttttcctcaaTTTCTATTGCATGTTTTTGTACTAACTCTTGAGTAGCTTGACTGACAGTAGCACTGACAGTTTCCATACTCTGTTGCTGAATACATTCATTTTCTTTGTCACTAAGAGATTTTTTCAGAATTTCCAGCTGTTGTTTCTTTTCATTGAGCTCCTGATTCAGACCCTGTATAGTGTCCTGTAATTTTAACTTTGCACCTTCATTGTCTGTATACTGTTTTTGAAGTTCCTGCTTCAAGTCCGCCACTTCTTGTATTCTGATATTCAAAAGATCGATCACTTCCACCATCGACGCATTCATAGAAGATAATTGTTTCTCTGAAGATGTCATTAAAGCGGTTAGCTTTTCTTCTGCAGATGCTTTTTCTTGTAGAACGTCCTGTAATCTTTTCTGTAGTTCGATAGCATTTGATTCGGAGATTTCGATTTGTTGACGCAAATCGGCTATTTCCATTTCCAATTTACTAGTTTTTTCAAATGCTTCCTCCTTCAAAAAATCAGTATTTTGTCTCATGGCCGTAACTTGATCATTGGCATCCATCAAACTCTGTTCATACTGCTTCCTCAATAAATCATATTCTTCTCTAGATTTGCTTAACATTCCCTGCAATTccgaaattcttttatttaaatcgtcTACGATCTGGATAGATTCATTTTCTTCCGCAGTTCGTTTTGATTCTAAAGCAGATAATTTCATCTTTAACTCTTCTAAGAAATGTTGAAGTTGCTCATTTTCAGTTGCAAGCGCCTCCATCTCATCCTTAAGATCGTCGATCTCATCTTTATATGTTTTACACAAATTTTCGTAATCTGCTTCCTGAACAGATCGCTTTTCTCGAGAGCGTTCCTGTATAACTGGCTTAGACTCTTCGTTCAAAgaaatgttttcatttttagaaaTGTCATTTCCGTCTAACTTAACTGCACTTTCCTGTAGTCGTTTGTCAAGAACCTCGACTTTATCAGATAATTCCTTATTTTGAATACGTAATACTTCCATATCCATGTCctgtctttctttcatttccataTACCTTTCATTCGCAGAAACTACCACATCTAAACGTTTTATCAAAGCCTCTTTCTCAGCAACAGTATTTTTCTGTTCTTCTTTAAGCTCTACTAAGGTCTTTTCCAATTTACTAATCTGAGACTTCAATTCTTCCTCTATTGCAGAATctaattcataaaaatcactTGCTGACTTCTGTATTTTTATCTGTTGTTGGAGACTCTCCAGCTGTACCTTAtactctttcaatttttttatcagtTTTGCATTCCTCAATTGAGTAGCCTTACTTTCTTCCGTcatcttctccttctccttctctaAATCTTTGATCTGATCCTGTAGATCATCTATTTTGGCTTGTAACTGCATTTCCTTGCTTGGAATCAATGTAGTAGTGAGATGCTGTTCATCAATTAACTGAGCATCATCCACATTCCATCCCCAGGTTTCCTCGTCGAGTTTTTCCATTGATCCAGCATCCCATGCTGCTTCCACATCCAAGGAAACCTCCTGCTGAATTTCCTCTGTTGTAACTTTTGTGGTCTTCGGTTCTGTCTGTTGTCCAACAGTAATTTCCTCTAATGGAGTAGATTCTTTCGACATATCCATGATGGTGGGTGTTTTATCGGACTGTTTATACACCTCTTCCAGAGCTTGAGTAAGGTTTACAACTGGTTCTGTAGCTTCATCTCCCTCATGCATAATTTTCTCAATCTTCATCTGCAAGTGTCGTTCAACGTTCATAGAGTCCTTCAACTCCTTCATGGACCTAGACAAATCATTCACTTGCAGTTGCAACAAATCTCTCTCCTTGGTAAGAATTGATACACGATTTTCCAACTCTGTTATCAATTCAAGATCGGTAGAATTTTTCAGTTCTGCctctaaattatttatttgtaatttgcaCGAGTCTAAAAGGACTTTTTGTTGGTTTTTATCTTCAACAGTTTTGTTTAATTCTTCCTTCGTGGAGATTAAAGTCATGTTTAATTTCTCTATCTGATTATCTTTAGCTAACAATGAATCCTTGAacttattttcaatatcattttGCTGTTCCATCATTTGCGTACTAAGATTATGTAACTCTGCATTCAGTGAATCAAtctgattttctttttcagtcAGTACTTCTTTTAGCTTTTCCACATTTGCCTCTGCAGCATGTAATTGTTTCTGTGAAGCTTCTAATTCTTCAACACGTTGACTATAATTTTGAGATATCTGTGTCCTCTCTTCAATCATCAATTTCTGCAGATGATTAATCTCTTGAGTTAGATTAGAGCACTGTGCTTCCTTTTCGTTTAATAAAGTCTGCAACCTTCTCACTTCTTTGTTAATCAAAAGATCGGAATTGGAAGCAGATGACATACCAAAGATTTTAGAAGCATCAAATAATTGGGGAGCATTATTCTGAGGAGTACTGTCAAGAACGGGTGACTCTTTCTTTGATTTCTCTATAGATTCTGTATTCAAATTTCTATACGCATCTAACTCCATCTTTAATtcctctattttcttttcactgGATTCTTTATTGACTTTAAGAGACTCAATTTCTTGTTCCAAACTGTGTCTAGTATCTTGCAACAATTTTTCTGCCATTTCTCTCTGTGCTTCCATTGATTTAAGAGAATCTATTTGAAAGCTCAATTGTTGTTCTAGTTCATCAGTGCGTTTCTGAACAATTTGCATTTTTTGTTGCATGTTTAATAATTCTGTTTCTCGTATTTTGCATTCTTTGGTTAAATCAGAATTTAATAGATCAGCACCTTCCAATCTTTCTATGTTCTGTTTATTGTCTTCTAATATCTGCTCTGTTCTAACTATCTTTTCTTCCAAAGTGGCATTTCTAGATTGCTGTTCTTCAACTTTCCCTatcaattctttattttctctcaATGTTTCCTCCAATTTTGCTTTCACCTCCTCGTGATTTGCTATCAATGAATTATACTGGAACAAAAGATCATTGTATGGATCTTCCAATGATCTATTTCTCATACTAGTTTGATTCATCAAATCGTTGAATCTAAGAGATTCTCTCATCTGAACAAAGTTACCAATGGAATTAGCTAATTCATTATCCAAATTCTCAATTTCAGCTTCTCGTTCTTGTAATTTTGCTTCCAATGCTTGCACCAAAGTCTGGCATTGTTCACAATGACTACAATGTTGGACTCCAGTCATTTTTGTATCATCCTCAGTAACTTCTTCTTCCAAAGTTTGAGTAGTTTCCGTTGATGTGTTAATAACTGCTTTCTCCATCTGCTCGATCAACAATCTGCGTTCTTCCGACTCCTTTTCAACAATTTCCAGTTTTTCATTAATATGCGCCTGCTTTGACAGTAATAGCCCATTTTGAGCCTTAAGGTCATTAATTAATGCAAGCTGGTCAACATACTCTGCTTCCATAACTTGCATTCGTACACTAAGCTCTCTAGCTTTCTCCTTTATGTCCTCTAGCTCCAATTGTTTACGTTCATTTTCTTGAATAACCTGCTGTTTATAAGATTCATATTCCGATATTATATTCTGTTtgctttctctttctgttGCAAGTTCTGCTGTAGAAGATTCAATATCTTTACGTAATTTCACAATTTCCTCTTCCATTTCTGTAAGTTGTTGCATAAGGAGAGGCATCTTCTCCTTTGAATTAGTCAAATCATTTGTTaatctttcgatatttttggaAGCTTCTGTGGACTCATTTCTAGCTTGTATTAGTTTCTCTTCTAAATCGGCTATTCTATTATCCTTTTCGCGTATTGCAATCTCCACATCCTGAATTTGCTTGTTTTTAgcttctttttcatctttttcggTCGTCCACTTCTCTTCGAGCTCGGTAACCCTACTCTCAAGCTCTTGACATACCGCTGTCTTCTTCTTTAGATTAGCGGcaatttttttcatcttttctaGCTGCATTTGTATCTTGTCGTCCGAATCCTTTAACTTTTGCTCCAAATCAGCAACTTTAGCTTCTAAAGCAAGTTTAGTTTCTTCAGTTATATTATGACCAACtaatctttccttttcttctaattCACCTTTCAAGATTTCACATTCTTGCATCTTGGCATTCAATTCttcaattacattttcaaGTCTCTGGTTTTGCATTTGGGTATCTTCAGTATGCTTCACTTTTAATTGTTCTATTTGTTTATACGCGCTTCTTAATTCTGCTTGCACATCATTCACAAACCCTGTATTATTATCTATAATGCTCTGTAATTCCCAAACTTGCCTTTCAGCTTCACCTTTTTCATTCTTAGCTTCCACAATTTGTACTTCTAGATGATCtttcattgtaattaaatCAACAAATTCTCGTTGCTTCTCGACTAATTGATTTTGAATATCGTAATTTTGCTGAGAcagattttttactttttccaataaattactattttctttcgtgGTTGCATTGATATTACACTCTAGTTCATCAAGGATCATATCCTTATCTTTCAATTGCTCTACCAAAGCATCATAATCTTTCATAGGCTTTGATTCCTTTACTTTGTTATTCAATTCGACAATGTCTTTTCTCAAAGAAtgtacttcttcttctttacttTTCACTAGATTACTAAGATTTGCTACTTCGTTAGATATCGACGTTAGCAATGAATCTTTGTCTTGGATTAACATTTTATAGTTATTAAGTTCATCCTGTAAACTATCTAtcataatcattttattttgtaattccgCATTTTTAGCTTGTAACTCTTGATTTTTGTCTTCAACAATTGCTTTAAAATTAGCAATTTCATTATCCTTTTCAGAGATAGCTGCAATCTGCTCCTGATGCTTTAATTCAAATGTCGTCGTTGTACTATGCAATTGTTGTTGCAGTGAAATAATTTCTgcatctttcttttccttttcatctagtaatattttgtattcattttgcaaaattttgaaTCCCTCTTCGATGGAAGCTTTTCCTGCTTCTAGTTTCTCCATCTTTTCTTGCATTTCATTGCACTTATATTTCCATTCTTCTAAAGTATcaaacatttcttttaattcattttccaAGATTTCTACTTTCTTTCCAGACTTTTCACATTCCATAATCTGTTTACCTTTTTCCTCTAATTCTTCTTCCTTGTTTgcaagttttattttcatttcttcaatTAGGCCTGTTTGTTCTGTGATTAaacttttgcatttttctatCTCATGTTCTAAGGAAGCAACAATCATGAATTCTGTTTGTTGAGATAGGGCATCATCGGATTGTGGAGTTTCAAATACTTCCTGACCCGATTTCTGTAAACCAGTGCTATCTTGAACAGCATCTTGTTTTTCTTGATTtagtttttctaatttttcaataagtTCTAACTTCTCATTATCAGGATCATCTTGCAACATTTGATTCATTTTtagatgtaatttttctttttctagcATCACTTCAGTTAAATTATCTTTCAACTTTTGATTAAAGCTTTTAAGTTCTGACACCTTTGTAACtacttcttcattttctttcaataattcttCTATCTTGGTTCTCAAATCATTGATTTGAAGATCCTGAGTCGTTTCATGCCACTGATCTAATGAATTACGTAATTCTTTTACCTCTTTTTGTAAAAGacttttttcttccattaatATATCAACTTGTgctttaaaatcaatttctctAATTGATATCTCAGAAGCTTcagataattttgtttcaatttgaGAATCATCATCCAATTTGACAATCGTAGACAATACTTCAATTTGTTTCTGCAATTTACTATTCTCTTCAATAAGATTTGTTATTTGAACTCTAAGGTTAGATAATTCTACAGActtattatcattttcttgtaataaagtatcaacttttaatttcaaatcaaCGTTTGATTTAGATTCTACATGTTCTAGTTGTTCCTCAAGTTTTGTAAGTTTAATTACAAGTTCGCTATTTTCTTGTGTGAGAAGCTCGATTTTTGTTATACTTTCGTTGTGCTCTGGAATCCGTTCAAAAGATTCTGTCGAACCCGTATCAGAAGATCCTTTCTCTTCCACTCTGCTTAACTTCATTGTTAAATCTGTGTTTTCTTGGGTTAATTGATCAATcttctttaataattcatttttatccgGGTCATTTATAGATTCTGTAGATTCAGCatggaaattttctttttcttgaagtttatttaatttaagggttaaattactatttttctgtGTCAAATCTTCgacttttttcaataaatcgGTCTTGTCTAATTCTTGTACAGTTTCGAACGACTCTGTTGACCCAGTGTCAGATGTTCCTTTTTCCTCGAGTTttgatattctattatataactCGGCATTTTCTTGTGTTAATGTTGCCACTTGTTTGATCAATTCTGTATGATTAGCTTCCATTGAAGATTCtaatttactttcattttGCAATCTGTGCATAGCTTCTAATTGCTCTTCAAGATCAACCACTTTCATTTCTGCAGTTACTCTAAGATTTTCGGATTCTGCATTTTCTGCCTCTAGAGACGAAATTTCCCGCTTCGCCATATGGAGCTCTAAAGTGAAAATCAAATACTCATTATGGAATAATcaaatctatattttatgtcttttaaaatgtttttttaaatctggtattcaatattaattttatattcaaattaatacaaaaagaaaaaaacaatacATAGATTACCTTGCATAAGATCCAATTTTTGATTCTCTAGAATAGCAATGGCTTCAATTtgcatttcaatttctttcgtttgagCAGAAACTTTACTTTCAAGATCAACAACACGTTCTTGCCAATCTCCTGCTGAGGCTATGCAAATCGTACAACATGCCAatgatgtatgtatataattgatattaattgatAGTAAATGCAAAAGCAAGCAacttaaatattacattattacaagTAAATCCATATTCAACAAGCTTAgattcaacaatttttaattaaacatatcaACTATTCtccaattattaattaattttaagattaatTGATCTTACACTAAGCATGATTAATATTCTTCAAATCATTAATTCAACAAACAAATTCCCAAATTTAaagcaaatataaattaaggtctgtttgttaatttaattatcgcctatttatttattaatatatccaAGTGTTAACTCGTATATTTTGAACCATATTAGacagttattttatataatattaataatattatacaatatactGCAAAGGTTTTAAAAAAGATGGCaaaattgctttttttctaattgttCATGCAAGTACGTTAATTATGCAAAAAATCATGTAAaagataatacaaaattaaatatgtgCTAACAAATAAATCTAGTTCTATGAATCAGAGTGTAGCAAACTTTGACAAGTAAAGTAGGTACCAtgttatgttaaaataataaacctgatataatataattgattaGTAATctcaataaatattcatataatttaGTATAAGTATCTAACTAATCAGGTAAAAAGATTCCATCACCGGAAATTAGCACAATTACAATTGTCTCAATAGCAATATTTCTCTTATGGCAAcaagaatacaaaaaatattaacaatttgtgttatatatatatatataactatttcaTATATACAAGATCAGTTatcaaaaattcaatataaatttcttatatatatcattaaatacatatgtataaatatgtacataggCATTGAAATTTCTCTGCAGTAAGGAAGACAACAACAGGACTTAtggataattattttaagaataatataaatggaCAATGCATTGCACGTAAAATTGATAACAAAACTAGAACAATGAAAACAACGATGACAGAATTTCTGCCCTGGTTCCTACCTTTAAGCTCATCAAAGTCTACCAGACTCAGCTGAAGGTTacctttctcttcctctaaTAATGCCACTTGGTTCCCCAATCTGACAAGTTCTGCATTTGTATCAGACAcctaaattacaaaattacatgtaaacgaatttcattattattttaagtaaataattacttATACTTTCACATAATtgatcaatttaaaaattatagagctttgaaatgattaataaatttttgtccttaaaacttataaattaatagcattaatatattttaccttTTTAAAGTTCTCCAACTGTTTTTGTAGGctttttactttacttttatgttgtgctttaattttaatcat
This Bombus pascuorum chromosome 1, iyBomPasc1.1, whole genome shotgun sequence DNA region includes the following protein-coding sequences:
- the LOC132907507 gene encoding golgin subfamily B member 1-like isoform X2, coding for MWGASEESPGTTEGEASETMAHAKEKCEQNKSQLESLKEIMLKNKQSLKKKEEEVQEYARRLSKIKSRAKLSRRSRERNLTSTDVTHTSETSLADTSEGSIDDISQAKTAKAKSTLLQKKLAENRKAFEQRNKEIIETKRAVEEKVEAIRQQLEEKDVAVVGFQKEQLSSIAPVKPVMITSDVMSLIQIESIQEKENKIAELTNKILELEATIIDLQENLKEKDSVIESKTKAVTLMSADLSKKGKTTLDILEDTKDEMRTMQEHFVLLETSLKNKNENLLIQLQERDNKITELENSVDGFKKEINKQKLSESASADFSRSTMDALVETKEAMKSMQENFVLMESSLKAKNENLLQQLKDYELKLAEANERVFKLESGIGIVRDPTVDDLQFKLQKLEHNNKQLQDEKYELQKGVAELQDKIVNISMHGNGAIMEKDNRIVELENLVEELKQSNKLLEEESKAELQNQVADLTSKNEEYSNKITDLENLVHKLEEQKNEIMAKLPEESTIKEGEKVMKLTKELEELNKGMIKIKAQHKSKVKSLQKQLENFKKVSDTNAELVRLGNQVALLEEEKGNLQLSLVDFDELKASAGDWQERVVDLESKVSAQTKEIEMQIEAIAILENQKLDLMQELHMAKREISSLEAENAESENLRVTAEMKVVDLEEQLEAMHRLQNESKLESSMEANHTELIKQVATLTQENAELYNRISKLEEKGTSDTGSTESFETVQELDKTDLLKKVEDLTQKNSNLTLKLNKLQEKENFHAESTESINDPDKNELLKKIDQLTQENTDLTMKLSRVEEKGSSDTGSTESFERIPEHNESITKIELLTQENSELVIKLTKLEEQLEHVESKSNVDLKLKVDTLLQENDNKSVELSNLRVQITNLIEENSKLQKQIEVLSTIVKLDDDSQIETKLSEASEISIREIDFKAQVDILMEEKSLLQKEVKELRNSLDQWHETTQDLQINDLRTKIEELLKENEEVVTKVSELKSFNQKLKDNLTEVMLEKEKLHLKMNQMLQDDPDNEKLELIEKLEKLNQEKQDAVQDSTGLQKSGQEVFETPQSDDALSQQTEFMIVASLEHEIEKCKSLITEQTGLIEEMKIKLANKEEELEEKGKQIMECEKSGKKVEILENELKEMFDTLEEWKYKCNEMQEKMEKLEAGKASIEEGFKILQNEYKILLDEKEKKDAEIISLQQQLHSTTTTFELKHQEQIAAISEKDNEIANFKAIVEDKNQELQAKNAELQNKMIMIDSLQDELNNYKMLIQDKDSLLTSISNEVANLSNLVKSKEEEVHSLRKDIVELNNKVKESKPMKDYDALVEQLKDKDMILDELECNINATTKENSNLLEKVKNLSQQNYDIQNQLVEKQREFVDLITMKDHLEVQIVEAKNEKGEAERQVWELQSIIDNNTGFVNDVQAELRSAYKQIEQLKVKHTEDTQMQNQRLENVIEELNAKMQECEILKGELEEKERLVGHNITEETKLALEAKVADLEQKLKDSDDKIQMQLEKMKKIAANLKKKTAVCQELESRVTELEEKWTTEKDEKEAKNKQIQDVEIAIREKDNRIADLEEKLIQARNESTEASKNIERLTNDLTNSKEKMPLLMQQLTEMEEEIVKLRKDIESSTAELATERESKQNIISEYESYKQQVIQENERKQLELEDIKEKARELSVRMQVMEAEYVDQLALINDLKAQNGLLLSKQAHINEKLEIVEKESEERRLLIEQMEKAVINTSTETTQTLEEEVTEDDTKMTGVQHCSHCEQCQTLVQALEAKLQEREAEIENLDNELANSIGNFVQMRESLRFNDLMNQTSMRNRSLEDPYNDLLFQYNSLIANHEEVKAKLEETLRENKELIGKVEEQQSRNATLEEKIVRTEQILEDNKQNIERLEGADLLNSDLTKECKIRETELLNMQQKMQIVQKRTDELEQQLSFQIDSLKSMEAQREMAEKLLQDTRHSLEQEIESLKVNKESSEKKIEELKMELDAYRNLNTESIEKSKKESPVLDSTPQNNAPQLFDASKIFGMSSASNSDLLINKEVRRLQTLLNEKEAQCSNLTQEINHLQKLMIEERTQISQNYSQRVEELEASQKQLHAAEANVEKLKEVLTEKENQIDSLNAELHNLSTQMMEQQNDIENKFKDSLLAKDNQIEKLNMTLISTKEELNKTVEDKNQQKVLLDSCKLQINNLEAELKNSTDLELITELENRVSILTKERDLLQLQVNDLSRSMKELKDSMNVERHLQMKIEKIMHEGDEATEPVVNLTQALEEVYKQSDKTPTIMDMSKESTPLEEITVGQQTEPKTTKVTTEEIQQEVSLDVEAAWDAGSMEKLDEETWGWNVDDAQLIDEQHLTTTLIPSKEMQLQAKIDDLQDQIKDLEKEKEKMTEESKATQLRNAKLIKKLKEYKVQLESLQQQIKIQKSASDFYELDSAIEEELKSQISKLEKTLVELKEEQKNTVAEKEALIKRLDVVVSANERYMEMKERQDMDMEVLRIQNKELSDKVEVLDKRLQESAVKLDGNDISKNENISLNEESKPVIQERSREKRSVQEADYENLCKTYKDEIDDLKDEMEALATENEQLQHFLEELKMKLSALESKRTAEENESIQIVDDLNKRISELQGMLSKSREEYDLLRKQYEQSLMDANDQVTAMRQNTDFLKEEAFEKTSKLEMEIADLRQQIEISESNAIELQKRLQDVLQEKASAEEKLTALMTSSEKQLSSMNASMVEVIDLLNIRIQEVADLKQELQKQYTDNEGAKLKLQDTIQGLNQELNEKKQQLEILKKSLSDKENECIQQQSMETVSATVSQATQELVQKHAIEIEEKEKQIQNLNERLSTLEKVISEHSLEKQSNISQFRILQQELELLKQNLMEKESNLESIQVNLISITDQLTEKQLELSESKARVQKLSLDNQRYTETIEELNKRLNESEAASVSVNEYILRIQTLEQEVQSTTLTLMEKESILQHHIQETTEQKIVLDNNKIEIDKLRTEVQNVEDLKNELLRKTEQIDILNLELEATRKTLEETHHSLNEKVSLLEKSSQTLNEKQMEIDRLLTTVQQSQHQPSSSNTIDGLPVFKMGNNEQNLQRTIDNMQVELERKEEEIEHLKYILNENTYPSIIQEMQQRINCLYNEKAELESALEVATIRAEDKEKQIDALKQRIEIQNQEFVSKEEASLHSKDRRSVQDQEQIVRLQNELYAKEQEINELKYVIAEKDSQLSLQASMEPQSDEFELREMVQRLTTELYGKEQEIQHLKSTIVGLQKEASRLQEFERLSETTKEAIQKLSIEKEQVRLEAHEFLEKKLREKEMEIDEIKQRLVKENQNILNELRLRDTDIENLKKQLKEFSTIEQTMKNELHQKDEELIRVSSDLAEKERRLAELSITKDAELHNLKIQIHEKEERIEEVLASYDEARKQLTELKNTLAARETEINSLKTLLEEKVKEYELIRNVLTKDVPATDTSAVRSVEASDEENKASTSQELDLALYMLHQRDVRCEELTHELMQLLEERDTLQLRLSNAIRVNEELRKMGSSASSDLSPKKEASSSSTVEPIVEHPSPSKSEGPVEIAKEAIDTPIGEDKETLALKLSQLQTVSHAKDVRLRDERELRHTQQMSLLAHKDVLSTLPPEAAARLVNANYTLSRDVQSQSSVLLNWLWGKSTPKVVHM